A region from the Aegilops tauschii subsp. strangulata cultivar AL8/78 chromosome 5, Aet v6.0, whole genome shotgun sequence genome encodes:
- the LOC109774604 gene encoding anaphase-promoting complex subunit 10-like — MIPSYSQPLTPHREAWSVSSCKPRNGVASLRDDSLDTYWQSDGAQPHLVNIQFQKKVQLQLVVLYVDLKLDESYTPSKISIRAGDGFHNLKVVTPSTAIHRRFNNVQGLLICARWSEDLANVVA, encoded by the exons ATGATACCCTCCTACTCCCAACCACTCACACCACATCGAGAGGCCTGGAGCGTCAGCTCCTGCAAGCCCCGCAACGGCGTCGCCTCCCTCCGCGACGACAGCCTCGACACCTACTGGCA GTCGGACGGCGCGCAGCCGCACCTGGTCAACATCCAGTTCCAGAAGAAGGTGCAGCTGCAG CTTGTTGTGCTGTACGTGGATTTGAAGCTGGACGAGAGCTACACGCCCAGCAAGATCTCCATCCGGGCCGGCGACGGCTTCCACAATCTCAAGGTGGTAACTCCCTCCACCGCGATACATCGTCGTTTCAACAATGTTCAGGGGCTTCTGATCTGTGCTCGATGGTCAGAGGACTTAGCAAATGTTGTTGCTTGA